One segment of Cyprinus carpio isolate SPL01 chromosome B20, ASM1834038v1, whole genome shotgun sequence DNA contains the following:
- the LOC109108137 gene encoding leucine-rich repeat and fibronectin type-III domain-containing protein 5-like — protein sequence METLLVYLMVVVMALKAQKIQVCPKRCICQVLSPNLATLCDKQGLLFVPPNIDRRTVELRLGDNFITGIKRKDFANMPKLVDLTLSRNTIGSVTPHAFNDLENLRALHLDSNRLTHITNDTFSGMSKLHHLILNNNQLTHIHIGAFNDLLALEELDLSYNNLESVPWIAIQLMSNLHTLNLDHNMINYIPEGTFSGLQKLKRLDVTSNKLHKLPPDPVFQRAGVLATSGVLGPSSFALSFGGNPLHCNCELLWLRRLRREDDLETCAAPQHLAGRYFWTVSEEEFLCEPPLITRHSQETRALEGQQVSLRCKARGDPDPVIHWIAPDGKLVFNSSRTVLHSDGTLDILISTVKDSGSFTCVASNPSGEAQQTVDLLITKLPHFTNDTSMVQEPDPGSSDIATSAKTGGDGGPSMGNKGGQEKRVLISEITASTALVKFNFQRNIPGIRMFQVQYNGTYDDSLVYRMIPPTSKSITINNLAAGMTYDLCVLAIYDDAMTALTATRVVGCVHFSTEPQYLRCHFMQSQFLGGTIVVIIGGVIVASVLAFIIFLIVRYRVCQQQGEEKGLELGDVRSQSEHQVCGIIKSMSKQVLGPDACRKLSPQSESVTFRASKPVLPDCTVTTSAASHSWHPASPSPVRPARTDTQVDIELDNANRNNSAKVRPAVRAYSTIVTPSSRRAQLQSLHNYQTIPAGCVRVSRRHSLNVNSCRQPACTSYAQPLHSKRSLSMSGGDIPRMDSGETQNGRSSLSQSEWVLESTL from the exons ATGGAGACGCTACTGGTTTATTTGATGGTTGTTGTAATGGCGTTAAAGGCCCAGAAGATCCAAGTATGTCCCAAGCGCTGCATATGCCAGGTTTTGTCCCCCAATCTGGCAACCTTGTGTGATAAACAGGGGTTGCTGTTTGTCCCTCCAAACATCGACAGACGCACCGTCGAGCTCCGACTGGGGGACAATTTCATCACGGGCATCAAGCGGAAGGATTTCGCCAACATGCCCAAACTGGTGGACCTGACGCTCTCTAGGAACACGATAGGATCGGTCACGCCTCACGCTTTCAACGACCTGGAGAACCTCCGCGCCCTTCATCTGGACAGCAACCGCTTGACCCACATAACCAACGATACGTTTAGCGGCATGTCCAAGCTGCACCACCTCATCCTCAACAACAACCAGCTCACGCACATCCACATAGGAGCGTTCAACGACCTGCTCGCGCTGGAAGAGCTGGATTTATCCTACAACAACCTGGAGAGCGTGCCGTGGATCGCCATCCAGCTCATGAGCAACCTGCACACCTTAAACCTGGACCACAACATGATCAACTACATCCCCGAAGGAACCTTCTCAGGGCTTCAGAAGCTCAAGCGTCTGGATGTAACGTCCAATAAGCTCCACAAGCTTCCGCCGGATCCGGTGTTCCAGCGCGCCGGCGTTCTGGCCACGTCTGGCGTATTGGGTCCGTCGTCGTTCGCGTTGAGTTTCGGAGGAAACCCGCTGCATTGTAACTGTGAGTTGCTGTGGCTCCGACGGCTGCGGCGCGAGGATGACCTGGAGACCTGCGCGGCTCCGCAGCATCTCGCCGGACGCTATTTCTGGACCGTATCCGAGGAGGAGTTCCTGTGCGAGCCGCCGCTCATCACTAGACACTCGCAAGAGACTCGCGCTCTTGAAGGCCAGCAGGTTTCCCTGCGCTGCAAAGCCCGAGGCGACCCGGATCCCGTCATCCACTGGATCGCTCCGGACGGGAAGCTGGTGTTCAACTCCAGTCGCACCGTCCTCCATTCGGACGGAACCCTGGACATCCTGATCAGCACGGTCAAGGACTCTGGATCTTTCACTTGCGTCGCGTCCAACCCGTCCGGAGAGGCGCAGCAGACGGTGGATCTGCTCATCACCAAACTTCCACATTTCACCAACGACACCAGTATGGTCCAGGAGCCGGACCCAGGGTCGTCCGACATCGCCACTTCTGCCAAGACGGGCGGAGACGGAGGCCCCTCGATGGGCAACAAGGGTGGACAGGAGAAGAGGGTCCTGATCTCGGAGATCACCGCATCCACGGCTCTGGTGAAGTTCAACTTTCAGAGGAATATTCCAGGGATTCGGATGTTCCAGGTCCAATACAACGGCACTTATGACGACTCGTTAGTGTACAG AATGATTCCTCCGACCAGTAAAAGCATCACGATCAACAACCTGGCAGCAGGAATGACGTACGATCTCTGCGTTCTGGCCATTTACGACGACGCCATGACCGCGCTGACGGCTACACGTGTGGTGGGCTGCGTTCACTTCTCCACCGAGCCGCAGTATCTGCGCTGTCACTTCATGCAGTCACAGTTCCTCGGCGGCACCATCGTGGTCATCATCGGCGGCGTGATCGTGGCGTCCGTCCTGGccttcatcatcttcctcatcgtGCGCTACCGGGTGTGCCAGCAGCAGGGCGAGGAGAAGGGCCTGGAGCTGGGCGACGTGCGCTCACAGTCCGAGCATCAG GTCTGCGGAATTATCAAGTCCATGTCCAAGCAGGTTCTGGGTCCGGACGCGTGTCGGAAGCTGTCGCCACAGAGCGAATCCGTCACGTTCCGAGCGTCCAAACCGGTTCTTCCGGACTGCACCGTCACCACATCTGCAGCCAGCCACAGCTGGCATCCGGCGTCTCCGAGTCCGGTCCGTCCGGCACGCACAGACACGCAAGTGGACATAGAACTGGACAACGCCAATAGGAACAACTCGGCCAAGGTGCGTCCCGCCGTACGTGCCTATTCCACAATAGTGACGCCGTCGTCACGCAGAGCGCAGCTCCAGAGCCTCCACAACTATCAGACGATCCCCGCGGGCTGCGTGCGCGTCAGTCGACGTCACTCGCTCAACGTTAACTCATGCAGACAGCCGGCGTGCACCAGCTACGCGCAACCGCTCCACTCCAAACGCAGCTTATCCATGAGCGGCGGCGATATTCCCCGGATGGACTCGGGCGAGACTCAGAATGGGAGATCCTCGCTGTCCCAGTCCGAGTGGGTTCTGGAAAGCACATTATAA